In Streptomyces canus, one DNA window encodes the following:
- a CDS encoding I78 family peptidase inhibitor, giving the protein MASIPTPPAEPQDSPDTYVGLDSASAERTARERGWSTVRSLPPGAIITMEYRAGRLNFEVKDGRVARAWKG; this is encoded by the coding sequence ATGGCATCCATTCCGACACCGCCCGCCGAACCCCAGGACAGCCCGGACACCTACGTCGGCCTCGACTCCGCCTCCGCCGAGCGCACCGCGCGTGAGCGGGGCTGGTCGACGGTCAGGTCACTGCCGCCGGGGGCGATCATCACGATGGAGTACCGCGCGGGCCGGCTGAACTTCGAGGTGAAGGACGGCCGCGTGGCGCGGGCCTGGAAGGGCTGA
- a CDS encoding phosphatase PAP2 family protein, whose amino-acid sequence MRTERNLTRLDRVFARLDREPERPAHLSVPRASRHRTVLVIAALAFYLAIVWLVVTTSWLVRLDWQVMFFRPYQQWASIHWFVDYYVVLGQRGPTAVMVAAWLGWRSWRQHTVRPLLTLGASLLLLNITVGAAKYGMGRLGPHYATVIGSNEMGLGGDIFPSGHTANAVVTWGILAYLASTPRARRWLSAISAVTSLGVGMATVYLGTHWLSDVVLGWVAGLLILLALPWFEPLIARAETYAFDLRDRWRARGGARTPAPVTPVTAPAPARLKPLTAPQNETAAREATTPTRGPRSPAYLAPGPHTTRSERTPVTPVGSRRPPQSDRIARGTPHAPATRPVTGG is encoded by the coding sequence GTGCGTACCGAACGAAACCTCACCCGTCTGGACCGGGTGTTCGCCAGGCTGGACCGTGAGCCGGAACGACCGGCCCACCTCAGCGTGCCCAGGGCGAGCCGGCACCGGACCGTCCTGGTGATCGCCGCCCTGGCCTTCTACCTGGCGATCGTGTGGCTCGTGGTGACCACCTCGTGGCTGGTCCGCCTCGACTGGCAGGTCATGTTCTTCCGGCCGTACCAGCAGTGGGCGTCCATCCACTGGTTCGTCGACTACTACGTGGTGCTGGGCCAGCGCGGCCCGACCGCGGTGATGGTCGCGGCCTGGCTGGGCTGGCGTTCCTGGCGGCAGCACACCGTGCGCCCGCTGCTGACCCTGGGCGCCTCGCTGCTGCTGCTGAACATCACGGTCGGCGCCGCCAAGTACGGCATGGGACGACTCGGACCGCACTACGCGACCGTCATCGGCTCGAACGAGATGGGCCTGGGCGGCGATATATTTCCCAGCGGTCACACCGCCAACGCCGTGGTGACCTGGGGGATCCTGGCGTATCTGGCCTCCACCCCGAGGGCCCGCCGCTGGCTCTCCGCCATCTCCGCGGTGACCTCGCTGGGCGTGGGCATGGCCACCGTCTACCTCGGTACGCACTGGCTGAGCGACGTCGTGCTGGGATGGGTCGCCGGTCTGCTGATCCTGCTCGCGCTGCCCTGGTTCGAGCCGCTGATCGCCCGCGCCGAGACCTACGCCTTCGACCTGCGCGACCGCTGGCGGGCCCGCGGCGGTGCGAGGACACCGGCCCCGGTCACCCCCGTCACGGCGCCCGCGCCCGCCCGCCTCAAGCCGCTCACGGCCCCACAGAACGAGACGGCGGCCCGCGAGGCCACCACGCCGACGCGTGGCCCCAGGTCACCCGCCTACCTGGCCCCGGGCCCGCACACCACCCGCTCGGAGCGCACCCCGGTCACCCCGGTCGGCAGCCGCCGCCCGCCGCAGTCGGACCGGATCGCGCGCGGCACGCCCCACGCGCCGGCCACCCGGCCGGTGACCGGCGGCTGA
- a CDS encoding mannosyltransferase family protein, protein MTDLGTRTEPALRRAAPALLGYAAVRALGLVTLALWSAARDKSAYTLLTARWDALWYTRVADLGYGYEVRLPNGDVHSNLAFFPLLPWLERLLSAVTPLSYADAGFAVSLLASLFAAWGVFAVTDHVYGRRAGVCAVLLWAVLPVGIVQSMAYSESLFTALAAWSLYALLTGRWLTAGLLASLAGLTRPVGLAVVAAVWAAGIAAFLRDRGNRAASGSERVTPAGATTATRAAGMALAPLGAAAYVLWVGHRTGGGPLGYLDVQAGWRNGFDGGYAFARFVADKFTSFPSALAGVGLIVGVGLVVWLYATCVRQGQPLPLLVYSGVVTALALCASSYFGSKPRLLMPAFPLLLPLALALARSRTRRSAGVVVVIALASALYGAFWLNGSGPP, encoded by the coding sequence GTGACCGATCTTGGAACGCGCACCGAACCGGCCCTGCGCCGAGCCGCCCCGGCGCTGCTCGGCTATGCGGCCGTACGCGCCCTGGGCCTCGTCACCCTGGCCCTGTGGAGCGCGGCGCGCGACAAGAGCGCGTACACCCTGCTGACGGCCCGCTGGGACGCCCTCTGGTACACGAGGGTCGCCGACCTCGGTTACGGCTACGAGGTGCGGCTGCCGAACGGCGACGTGCACTCGAACCTGGCGTTCTTCCCGCTCCTGCCCTGGCTGGAGCGGCTGCTGTCCGCGGTGACGCCGCTGTCGTACGCCGACGCGGGCTTCGCGGTCTCCTTGCTCGCCTCCTTGTTCGCGGCCTGGGGCGTCTTCGCGGTGACGGATCATGTGTACGGCCGCCGGGCCGGCGTCTGCGCAGTCCTGCTGTGGGCCGTCCTGCCCGTCGGGATCGTCCAGTCGATGGCGTACAGCGAGTCCCTGTTCACCGCGCTGGCCGCCTGGTCGCTCTACGCCCTGCTGACCGGCCGCTGGCTGACGGCGGGCCTGCTGGCCTCCCTGGCCGGCCTGACGCGCCCGGTGGGCCTCGCGGTGGTCGCGGCGGTGTGGGCGGCGGGGATCGCCGCGTTCCTGCGGGACCGAGGGAACCGCGCCGCGTCCGGGTCGGAGCGCGTCACGCCGGCCGGGGCGACCACAGCCACGCGGGCCGCGGGCATGGCCCTCGCCCCCCTCGGTGCCGCCGCCTACGTCCTGTGGGTCGGTCACCGCACCGGCGGAGGGCCGCTCGGCTATCTCGACGTGCAGGCGGGGTGGCGCAACGGATTCGACGGCGGATACGCCTTCGCCCGCTTCGTCGCCGACAAGTTCACGTCGTTCCCGTCGGCCCTCGCCGGCGTGGGGCTGATCGTCGGGGTCGGGCTGGTCGTGTGGCTGTATGCCACCTGTGTGCGGCAGGGCCAGCCGCTGCCCCTGCTGGTGTACTCCGGGGTCGTCACGGCGCTCGCCCTGTGCGCGTCGAGCTACTTCGGCTCGAAGCCGCGCCTGCTGATGCCCGCCTTTCCCCTGTTGCTCCCCCTCGCCCTGGCCCTCGCGCGCTCGAGGACCCGCAGGTCAGCCGGGGTCGTCGTGGTGATCGCCCTCGCGTCCGCCCTGTACGGCGCCTTCTGGCTGAACGGCTCCGGTCCGCCATGA